The proteins below come from a single Roseiflexus sp. RS-1 genomic window:
- a CDS encoding alkaline phosphatase: protein MFGGKRTLGLIGTVILLIATVSATAAGTGIPELQGSRRTGNVIFIHPDGAGLNHWSAARIYWYGPDALSPWDTLPEMAAYRGHMEDILTGTSNGGATTHAFGYKVEGLGSFGKDGDGDAARSIRALSGYPGSIMREAINNGHPVALVNDGDIAEPGTAAFVSEVGNRNLDNEIVRQILDGRPGFEGEQPPHIILAGGESFFLPVGTPQCAPDAITLDCHVHLDPITGAGPSRTDGRNLLKEFEAKGYVIVRTRAEFEALRERVNSDRRYAPYVLGLFAADDIFNDVPEERLISAGLVDPSIDVNDKRTNLILFGSRPGTLGYNPPTAAEMTDLALTIIQRCSRQAGKPFMMVVETESVDNFGNNDNAIGTLTGLKHANDVIEVVQRFQQRNRNTLILTAADSDAGGLQVGAWDPARNVADYNNNPTGVSAQNVRSPLDGRYGRNSPPFLSEPDAYGRRMAFAVSWVGTPDVSGGILSRAQGLNAAELRRTFRGRFDNTDVYRLMYLSLFGTALPSSVGQEAPDR, encoded by the coding sequence ATGTTCGGAGGAAAACGCACGCTCGGTCTGATTGGTACAGTTATCCTGCTGATCGCAACGGTCTCTGCGACAGCGGCAGGTACGGGCATCCCGGAATTGCAGGGTTCGCGGCGCACCGGCAACGTCATCTTCATCCATCCCGACGGCGCTGGCTTGAACCACTGGAGCGCCGCGCGCATCTACTGGTACGGTCCTGATGCGCTGAGCCCCTGGGACACACTGCCTGAGATGGCGGCCTATCGGGGGCACATGGAGGACATTCTGACGGGAACGTCGAATGGCGGCGCGACCACCCACGCCTTTGGCTACAAAGTCGAAGGTCTTGGATCGTTTGGCAAGGATGGCGACGGTGATGCCGCTCGCAGCATTCGAGCGCTCTCCGGCTATCCCGGCAGTATCATGCGCGAAGCGATCAATAACGGTCACCCGGTGGCGCTGGTAAACGATGGCGATATTGCCGAGCCTGGCACAGCCGCTTTCGTCTCTGAGGTCGGCAACCGCAACCTCGACAACGAAATTGTCCGCCAGATCCTCGACGGTCGTCCAGGTTTCGAGGGCGAGCAGCCGCCACACATCATTCTTGCTGGCGGCGAGAGTTTCTTCCTGCCGGTCGGCACGCCGCAGTGTGCGCCGGATGCCATAACGCTCGACTGTCATGTCCACCTCGATCCGATCACCGGCGCCGGTCCCAGCCGCACGGATGGTCGCAACCTGCTCAAAGAGTTCGAGGCGAAGGGGTATGTGATCGTGCGCACCCGCGCCGAGTTCGAGGCGCTGCGTGAGCGCGTGAATAGCGACCGCCGGTATGCGCCGTATGTGCTCGGTCTGTTCGCTGCCGATGATATTTTCAACGACGTGCCAGAGGAACGCCTGATCAGCGCGGGTCTGGTCGATCCTTCCATCGATGTCAACGACAAGCGCACCAACCTGATCCTCTTTGGCAGCCGCCCCGGCACGCTCGGTTATAACCCGCCAACCGCCGCTGAGATGACCGATCTTGCGCTGACGATCATTCAGCGCTGCTCACGGCAGGCAGGAAAGCCGTTCATGATGGTTGTCGAAACGGAAAGCGTGGACAACTTCGGTAACAACGACAACGCGATCGGTACGCTTACCGGTCTGAAGCATGCGAATGATGTGATCGAGGTTGTGCAGCGCTTCCAGCAGCGCAATCGCAACACGCTGATCCTTACCGCAGCGGATAGCGATGCGGGTGGCTTGCAGGTTGGCGCGTGGGATCCGGCCAGGAATGTGGCGGACTACAATAACAACCCGACTGGTGTCAGTGCGCAAAATGTGCGTTCACCGCTCGATGGGCGCTACGGGCGCAACTCGCCGCCGTTCCTGAGCGAGCCTGATGCGTATGGCAGGCGAATGGCATTCGCGGTAAGCTGGGTGGGCACGCCCGACGTATCGGGTGGTATCCTCTCGCGTGCTCAGGGTCTGAACGCTGCGGAACTGCGGCGCACGTTCCGCGGGCGCTTCGACAACACTGATGTCTACCGTCTGATGTACCTGTCCCTCTTCGGCACGGCGCTGCCGTCGTCGGTCGGTCAGGAGGCGCCTGACCGGTAG
- a CDS encoding competence/damage-inducible protein A, whose protein sequence is MITVEIIVTGNEVLLGDVLDTNTNWMCKRITAFGGRVERAVIVRDEMDAIVREVRSSLERSVRLIVTIGGMGPTWDDITVAAVAHAVNRPLLLHPQALAIVQQRYEHFAREGAVHDPAITPEREKMAYLPEGAYPLDNPIGAALGVVLDLESSTIICLPGVPAELKGIVEGPLQPLLRRLFGERVFIERLVIVNCTDESILAPALHTVAERHPDVYIKSRAQRFGPDVTFRITLSTTGRSREIAEQQIAAAIQELGQTLSAVGISIDAIEEQ, encoded by the coding sequence ATGATCACAGTTGAAATCATTGTGACCGGCAATGAGGTGCTGCTGGGCGATGTGCTGGACACAAACACGAACTGGATGTGCAAACGAATCACCGCTTTTGGGGGACGTGTCGAGCGCGCCGTGATCGTCCGCGATGAAATGGACGCAATCGTCCGCGAGGTCCGATCAAGCCTGGAACGCTCCGTCAGATTGATCGTCACAATTGGCGGCATGGGACCGACGTGGGACGATATAACAGTCGCCGCAGTTGCGCACGCCGTCAATCGACCCTTGCTGCTGCACCCGCAGGCGCTCGCCATCGTGCAACAGCGATACGAGCATTTTGCCCGTGAGGGCGCAGTGCACGATCCAGCGATCACCCCTGAACGCGAGAAAATGGCGTATCTGCCCGAAGGCGCATATCCGCTCGACAATCCGATCGGCGCAGCGCTGGGCGTAGTGCTCGACCTGGAATCCTCCACGATCATCTGCCTCCCCGGCGTCCCGGCAGAACTGAAGGGGATCGTTGAAGGACCACTGCAACCGCTGCTTCGACGCCTGTTCGGCGAGCGCGTCTTCATCGAGCGCCTGGTGATCGTCAACTGCACCGACGAATCGATCCTGGCGCCTGCGCTTCACACAGTAGCAGAGCGTCATCCCGACGTATACATCAAGTCCAGAGCGCAACGCTTCGGTCCTGACGTAACGTTCCGGATCACCCTCTCAACAACCGGGCGTTCCAGGGAGATCGCAGAACAACAGATTGCAGCGGCGATCCAGGAACTGGGGCAGACGTTGAGCGCCGTCGGCATCTCGATAGATGCGATTGAGGAGCAGTGA
- a CDS encoding DUF4160 domain-containing protein, translated as MPEISRFFGIVIKIYYEDHPPPHFHAEYGEHEALIDIRTLVVIGGHLPPRALGLVVEWASQHQTQLLVLWERAVQQQSLYKLPPLT; from the coding sequence ATGCCTGAAATCAGCCGATTCTTCGGCATTGTTATCAAGATATACTATGAAGATCATCCACCGCCTCATTTTCATGCAGAGTATGGTGAACACGAAGCCTTGATAGATATTCGCACGCTTGTTGTCATCGGAGGTCACCTCCCGCCTCGCGCACTGGGACTTGTTGTGGAGTGGGCTTCTCAGCATCAAACGCAATTGCTGGTTTTGTGGGAACGGGCAGTCCAGCAACAGTCGTTGTATAAACTCCCGCCGCTCACCTGA
- a CDS encoding DUF2442 domain-containing protein encodes MPRPIQVKPLENYRIWVKFSDGVEGTIDLSYLVGHGVFALWNDYQEFQKVRIGSSGEIAWSEDIDICPDAIYLKITGQKPEDLFPRLRELSVQHA; translated from the coding sequence ATGCCCAGACCAATACAAGTCAAACCACTCGAAAACTACCGAATCTGGGTAAAGTTTTCAGATGGCGTCGAAGGAACCATTGATTTATCCTATCTCGTTGGTCACGGTGTTTTTGCTCTCTGGAATGATTACCAGGAATTTCAGAAGGTTCGCATCGGATCGAGCGGCGAGATTGCCTGGAGCGAGGATATTGATATCTGTCCAGACGCAATCTATCTCAAAATTACTGGACAAAAGCCCGAAGACCTTTTTCCCAGGCTACGCGAGTTGAGTGTCCAGCATGCCTGA
- a CDS encoding type II toxin-antitoxin system VapC family toxin — protein sequence MKLLLDTHSFIWFVEGNPALSSHARTLIEEPTNEVFLSMASVWEMAIKVSLGKLRLSQPFDLFIPYQLLLNDIILLDIAVRHALLVATLPFHHRDPFDRLLIAQILVEGWPLISADSIFDTYGVNRLW from the coding sequence GTGAAACTGCTCCTCGATACCCATAGCTTCATCTGGTTCGTGGAGGGCAATCCCGCGCTCAGCTCGCACGCACGAACGCTCATCGAAGAACCGACCAATGAAGTATTCCTGAGCATGGCTAGCGTGTGGGAGATGGCGATCAAAGTGAGCCTGGGCAAGCTGCGCTTGAGCCAGCCCTTCGACTTGTTTATTCCCTACCAACTCTTGTTGAACGACATTATCTTGCTCGACATCGCGGTGCGGCATGCGTTGCTGGTCGCCACACTGCCCTTTCATCATCGTGATCCATTTGATCGCCTGCTGATCGCCCAAATTCTGGTCGAAGGCTGGCCCCTTATCAGTGCTGATAGCATCTTTGACACATATGGGGTGAATCGGCTCTGGTAA
- a CDS encoding type II toxin-antitoxin system Phd/YefM family antitoxin — MHQVKLDEATTRLSSLIDAAVRGEVVLITTDDQQIVQLVPVKHARRLRRFGSAKGLIHMADDFDAPLDDFGEYMA, encoded by the coding sequence ATGCACCAGGTCAAACTTGATGAAGCGACGACCCGGCTATCGAGCTTGATCGATGCCGCCGTCCGTGGCGAGGTCGTCTTGATCACAACCGATGATCAGCAGATCGTCCAGCTCGTGCCGGTCAAACATGCCAGGCGCCTGCGTCGCTTTGGCAGCGCCAAAGGGCTGATCCACATGGCGGATGACTTTGATGCTCCGCTCGACGACTTTGGCGAGTACATGGCGTGA
- a CDS encoding glycerate kinase type-2 family protein, which yields MNPERLWTATLRELPHGAAVTRILAAAIAAVEPGAAVRRFLRREGETLVAGDVTYDLRAFDRVWIIGAGKAGAPMAVAAAGIVGERLTGGTVVVKEGHLTADHVAALQPQVELLEAGHPLPDTRGVAAGERIAALLTQLGERDLVLALISGGGSALLTRPAPGISLDDMQKLTGVLLACGASINEINTLRRHLDTLKGGGLARLAAPATVITLVLSDVVGDPLDVIASGPTVADPTTFADALDVLERYNVLHQTPVAILRRLESGVRGEIAETPKPGDPALARVGNLIIGSNRLAAEAALAAAHREGFNALILTTFLQGEARVVGRVLAAIAREIADNNRPISRPACVIAGGETTVTLRGDGRGGRNQELALAAVADLAAAPGALLVALATDGGDGPTDAAGAVVSAATLQRARDLGLDVAAALARNDSYPFFDALGDLLRPGSTHTNVNDLALVVVV from the coding sequence ATGAACCCGGAACGTTTGTGGACTGCGACACTGCGCGAACTGCCGCATGGCGCGGCAGTGACGCGCATCCTGGCAGCAGCAATCGCCGCCGTCGAGCCGGGCGCTGCGGTCCGCCGCTTTCTGCGTCGTGAGGGAGAAACGCTGGTTGCCGGAGACGTTACATACGACCTCCGCGCATTTGATCGAGTCTGGATCATTGGCGCCGGCAAGGCAGGGGCGCCAATGGCAGTCGCTGCCGCCGGGATCGTCGGTGAACGCCTGACCGGTGGGACAGTCGTCGTCAAAGAAGGGCACCTGACGGCAGACCACGTCGCGGCGCTGCAACCGCAGGTTGAGCTGCTCGAAGCCGGTCATCCGCTCCCCGATACGCGCGGCGTCGCTGCCGGCGAACGCATTGCCGCGCTGCTCACGCAGTTGGGCGAACGCGACCTGGTGCTGGCGTTGATCTCCGGCGGCGGCTCGGCGCTGTTGACACGACCGGCGCCGGGGATAAGCCTGGACGACATGCAAAAACTGACAGGGGTGTTGCTGGCATGTGGCGCATCGATCAACGAAATCAACACCCTTCGTCGCCACCTCGACACCCTGAAGGGCGGCGGGCTGGCGCGCCTGGCAGCGCCGGCAACCGTCATCACCCTCGTGCTGTCCGATGTCGTCGGCGACCCGCTCGACGTTATCGCCTCCGGTCCCACCGTCGCCGACCCGACAACCTTTGCCGATGCACTTGACGTGCTTGAACGCTACAACGTCCTGCACCAGACTCCGGTCGCTATTCTCAGGCGGCTGGAAAGCGGCGTGCGCGGCGAGATCGCCGAGACCCCCAAGCCAGGCGATCCGGCGCTGGCGCGGGTCGGCAACCTGATCATCGGCAGCAACCGTCTGGCGGCGGAAGCCGCACTGGCAGCGGCGCACCGTGAAGGTTTCAACGCATTGATCCTGACGACATTTCTACAGGGTGAGGCGCGGGTCGTTGGACGGGTCCTGGCAGCCATTGCCCGCGAGATCGCAGACAACAATCGTCCGATCAGTCGCCCCGCATGCGTCATCGCAGGTGGCGAGACCACCGTCACCCTGCGTGGTGACGGACGCGGCGGGCGCAACCAGGAACTGGCGCTCGCCGCAGTCGCCGATCTCGCCGCTGCACCGGGGGCGCTGCTGGTCGCGCTGGCGACCGATGGCGGCGATGGCCCGACCGACGCGGCGGGAGCGGTGGTCAGCGCCGCGACCCTCCAGCGCGCCAGAGATCTGGGACTCGACGTTGCCGCAGCACTGGCGCGCAACGACAGCTACCCCTTCTTCGATGCCCTGGGCGATCTGCTGCGACCCGGATCAACCCATACCAACGTCAACGATCTGGCGCTCGTCGTGGTGGTGTGA
- a CDS encoding M3 family oligoendopeptidase has protein sequence MTLSVSEPLPHWDMTVVYPALDSPEFNHDLTATRQAFDTMTSLFDRLGINRRDRQSTDDAAVAAFETVVPALNELLEQFSTQRAYVYSFVATDSRNDQAQATFSMLMREGVRLTKLLRRLTAWLGGLDVETLIQRSTIARDHAYLVRRAAEEARHLMSPAEEELAAELDLSGGIAWARMYQNLTSQILVPIEREGQTVELPMSQVRNLARDPDRAVRRSAHEAELAAWERAALPLASALNSIKGQVLTLSRRRRWESPLEASLFDNGIDRATLDAMMTTAREFFPDFRRYLRAKARLLGLERLAWYDLFAPVGSGGRSWRFSDAEAFIVAQFTRYSTRMGDFAARAFRERWIDAEPRAGKVGGAFCMSLRRDESRILLNHDPTADSMFTLAHELGHGYHNLNLAQQTMLNRDTPMTLAETASIFCETIVRNAALQDASRDETLEILEAFLSGACQVVVDITSRFLFETALFEQRATRDLSVAELCVLMIDAQKQTYGDALDEQTLHPFMWAVKGHYYSSGFSFYNYPYMFGLLFGLGLYAAYQRAPDAFQARYDDLLASTGLASPLELAARMEIDLRSPAFWRASLEVIRYDIDRFESLAVAT, from the coding sequence ATGACACTATCAGTCAGTGAACCACTGCCTCATTGGGATATGACGGTCGTCTATCCCGCGCTCGATTCGCCGGAGTTCAACCACGACCTTACGGCGACACGTCAGGCGTTCGACACGATGACCTCGCTGTTCGACCGTCTGGGAATTAACAGGCGCGACCGGCAATCGACCGATGACGCTGCTGTCGCCGCATTCGAAACGGTTGTTCCGGCGCTGAACGAACTGCTCGAACAGTTCTCCACCCAGCGCGCCTATGTCTACAGTTTCGTGGCAACCGACTCACGGAACGATCAGGCGCAGGCAACGTTCAGCATGCTGATGCGGGAAGGGGTTCGGCTAACAAAACTGTTGCGGCGATTGACCGCCTGGCTTGGCGGGTTGGATGTCGAAACGTTGATCCAGCGCTCGACTATCGCGCGTGATCACGCCTATCTGGTGCGCCGCGCCGCCGAAGAGGCGCGTCACCTGATGTCGCCTGCCGAAGAGGAACTTGCCGCAGAACTGGACCTGTCGGGCGGTATTGCCTGGGCACGTATGTACCAGAATCTGACGTCGCAGATACTTGTGCCCATCGAACGCGAGGGGCAGACAGTCGAACTGCCGATGAGTCAGGTGCGCAATCTGGCGCGCGACCCGGACCGGGCAGTGCGCCGCAGCGCGCACGAGGCGGAACTCGCAGCCTGGGAACGCGCAGCGTTGCCGCTCGCATCCGCGCTCAACAGCATCAAAGGGCAGGTGCTCACCCTCAGTCGCCGTCGTCGGTGGGAATCGCCGCTCGAGGCATCGCTGTTCGACAATGGCATCGACCGCGCCACGCTCGATGCCATGATGACCACAGCGCGCGAGTTCTTTCCCGATTTTCGGCGCTACCTGCGCGCCAAAGCCAGGCTCCTCGGTCTTGAACGCCTCGCCTGGTACGATCTCTTCGCCCCGGTCGGCAGCGGTGGACGCAGCTGGCGCTTCAGCGATGCAGAGGCGTTTATCGTGGCGCAGTTCACGCGCTACTCGACGCGCATGGGCGATTTTGCTGCGCGCGCATTCCGCGAACGCTGGATCGACGCCGAACCGCGCGCAGGAAAAGTCGGCGGCGCGTTCTGTATGTCGCTCCGCCGCGATGAGTCGCGCATTCTGCTGAACCACGATCCCACAGCGGACAGCATGTTTACGCTGGCGCACGAACTCGGGCATGGCTACCACAACCTCAACCTGGCGCAGCAGACGATGCTCAACCGTGATACGCCGATGACCCTGGCAGAAACGGCGAGCATTTTCTGTGAGACGATTGTGCGCAATGCGGCGCTCCAGGACGCCAGCCGCGATGAGACGCTCGAAATCCTCGAGGCGTTCCTCAGCGGCGCGTGTCAGGTGGTGGTTGATATTACGTCACGCTTCCTGTTTGAAACCGCGCTGTTCGAACAACGCGCCACGCGCGATCTGTCGGTCGCCGAGTTGTGCGTGCTGATGATCGACGCGCAGAAACAAACGTATGGCGATGCGCTCGATGAACAAACATTGCATCCATTTATGTGGGCGGTCAAGGGGCACTACTACAGCAGCGGCTTTTCCTTCTACAATTACCCTTACATGTTCGGCTTGCTGTTCGGGTTGGGGCTGTATGCCGCCTATCAGCGTGCGCCCGACGCTTTTCAGGCGCGCTACGACGATCTGCTGGCTTCGACCGGGCTGGCAAGCCCGCTCGAACTGGCAGCGCGCATGGAGATCGATCTGCGCTCACCCGCATTCTGGCGCGCCAGTCTCGAGGTCATTCGCTACGATATTGATCGCTTCGAGTCGCTGGCAGTTGCGACATGA
- a CDS encoding tetratricopeptide repeat protein: MLSEPQHDEAIVHFQRGLVLEQANRVEEAVEEYRRALEHNPHLAEAHDALGNYYHRHGLLAKAAEEFRIVANLEGGFLAHFNIGCVLIELGRYDEAIDALLQCLTLDADDPAVHYQLGLAHFLKGDDYAALYHLQITRQRYPNDSSIHTLIGRCHLRLGAYDDAEMALHTALRYALRDIDRLRIMMYVQAVARYREIGVVHSIRERFYADHGAAYLGSTHDDGRSSHEFADFHFTYPDIAVTLYRLTRLARWQHWRLSCVVPLDRLTEPLARALAMLLEIPVRRPEDLRADDVALLVLAVGHQAELLKLALERAPCPAVTFCLGLNWLRHSAVVPDLIGVAARDTCSIPWEPEFRRLRAHGAPADQLDHCLNQAFHHLVAVMQTLSPEAINVQNLTFFQTFRHLRFLERASGASAVP, translated from the coding sequence ATGCTCAGCGAGCCGCAACACGACGAGGCGATTGTCCACTTTCAGCGGGGCCTGGTGCTCGAACAGGCGAACCGCGTCGAAGAAGCGGTGGAAGAGTATCGCCGCGCGCTAGAGCATAACCCGCATCTGGCAGAGGCGCACGACGCTCTTGGCAACTACTATCACCGGCACGGCCTGCTGGCGAAGGCAGCTGAAGAGTTTCGCATCGTTGCCAATCTGGAGGGTGGATTTCTGGCGCACTTCAACATTGGTTGCGTGCTGATCGAACTCGGCAGATACGATGAAGCCATTGATGCGCTGTTGCAATGTCTGACTCTCGATGCCGACGATCCTGCCGTCCACTATCAACTCGGGCTGGCGCATTTCCTGAAAGGCGATGATTACGCCGCACTCTATCATCTCCAGATCACCCGCCAGCGCTATCCGAATGACAGCAGCATCCATACGCTCATCGGGCGCTGTCATCTGCGCCTCGGCGCGTATGATGATGCCGAAATGGCGCTGCACACCGCGCTCCGGTATGCGCTCCGCGACATCGATCGGCTCCGTATTATGATGTATGTGCAGGCAGTGGCGCGTTACCGCGAGATCGGCGTCGTCCATTCGATCAGAGAACGCTTCTATGCCGATCATGGCGCAGCGTACCTGGGTTCGACGCACGATGACGGACGCAGTTCCCATGAGTTCGCCGACTTCCACTTCACGTACCCCGATATTGCCGTCACGCTCTATCGCCTGACCCGCCTGGCCCGCTGGCAGCACTGGCGCCTGAGTTGTGTCGTTCCCCTTGATCGCCTGACGGAACCGCTGGCGCGTGCGCTGGCAATGCTGCTCGAGATACCGGTACGTCGCCCCGAAGATCTCCGCGCCGACGATGTGGCGCTCCTTGTGCTCGCGGTTGGTCATCAGGCGGAACTGCTGAAACTGGCGCTCGAACGGGCGCCATGCCCGGCAGTGACGTTCTGCCTTGGGCTGAACTGGTTGCGCCATAGCGCCGTGGTTCCCGATCTGATCGGCGTTGCCGCACGCGATACGTGCAGCATTCCCTGGGAACCGGAGTTTCGACGCCTGCGCGCGCATGGCGCACCCGCCGATCAACTCGACCATTGCCTCAACCAGGCATTCCATCACCTGGTTGCGGTGATGCAAACCCTTTCACCGGAAGCGATCAACGTCCAGAATCTGACATTCTTTCAGACCTTCCGCCACCTGCGCTTCCTTGAACGCGCCTCTGGCGCTTCGGCAGTCCCCTGA